The stretch of DNA AATTTTACCTGAAATGACTTTAATGTAATACCCTAAATAATTTAAAATTTTATTTAAAAACTAGAAGAAACACAAAAATCCAGTATTTTTTATGAACACAATTATTACCGAACAATTGGTTTCGGAAAAGGATCTTCTTTTCCCAAATCTGGAGAATTTATTCTGTGATATTAATATCAATGAATATCAAAATGTGGTACACAGAGCCCAGGAAAGTGTTATAACATTTTTAGAAGAAGCAAAACAACCATTTAGCGGGGTTTCTCCGCGTGAGTTGAGAAAGCAATTTGAACATATAGATCTTAATGACCAGCCTATAGGCTATGACGAACTTTTTGAAGAAGTGAGTTCATTATATATCAAGCATGCGGTTGCCTTCCATCATCCTAAATATGTAGCCCATCTTAACTGTCCTGTTGTTATTCCTGCAATAGCAGCGGAAATGCTTATAAGTTCTATCAATTCATCACTTGATACCTGGGATCAAAGTGCTGGGGGAACGTTAATGGAACAAAAACTTATCGAATGGACCGGTAGGGAAATAGGTTATTCGTCTTCATCAGACGGTGTATTTACCAGCGGAGGTTCTCAAAGTAATCTCATGGGAATGCTCTTGGCAAGAGACTATTATTCGTTGCATCATTTGAATCACAATATTAAAAAAGATGGTCTGCCAAAAGAAGCCCACCGATTTAGAATCTTTGTTTCTGATGCTGCTCATTTTAGTATTCAGAAGAGTGCTTCTATCCTTGGATTAGGAGAACAATCCATTGTTAAAATAAAAACGGACCGTTCATTCAGAATGAACAGTGTCCTGCTAGAAGACGCCATAAGAAAAGAAATTCAAAATGGTAATATTCCTATTGCAGTAGTAGGTACAGCCGGAACTACAGATTTTGGAAACATTGATCCTATCAGCAATATTGCCGGAATTGCGAAGAAGTATAAAATATGGTTTCATGTAGATGCCGCTTACGGATGTGCTTTATTTTTAACCGATAAATACCGTCATTTGATTGATGGAATCGAAGAGGCTGATTCGGTAACGGTAGATTATCACAAATCATTCTTCCAGCCGGTAAGCAGCAGTGGGTTTATTGTTAAAGACAGAAATTATTTAAGGCTAATTACCCATTATGCAGATTATTTAAACCCTAAGGATCATGATGAAGATGAAATTCCAAATCAGGTCAATAAATCGATTCAGACTACGAGAAGATTTGATGCATTGAAACTATGGTTTACCCTTCGGATTATTGGAAAACAGGGATTGGGAGCTTATATTAACCGAATTATAGCTACAGCGCGTGAAGCGGCAATCGTTTTAGAAAATGACCCTCATTTTGAGCTATTAAACCGTTCTGATCTTACCGCATTGGTATTCCGTTATTCAGCGGATCCTTACAGATCTTTCGATCTAAGCAGAATCAATACTTATATCAAATCTCAGCTTTATAAGCATGGAAATGCATTGGTGGCGGGAACAAAAGTAAACGGAGAATTTTATCTGAAGTTTACCATTTTGAATCCTTTGACTACTATAGAAGATATCAAAACAATATTACTTACCATAAAACAACACGGGAATGAATACATTGAAGTTAACTAATATATCAGAACAGGCTGAAAAGATTAATTATACAGCCCTGATCAATTGCTACATGAAAGAATTTACCAATTGGAGCCGCTATCTGGGGATTCCAAAATATGATGAAGCTCTTTCACAATACCTTAAGAAAACACCTACTGATTTGCATATCAGAATTGATTTTTCTTCTATAGGATGCGATGTATATATTCCTGTTAATTATTTTTCAGAAACCGGAAGACATTTATTTGACTTTCCTGTTCTTCGAAGAGTTTTAGAAACCAATGAAGTGGCAGAAATCGATATTTATGGATTTATGGCTCTTACAGCTGAATATGCGAAAGGACTCTATCCTGATATCGATTCTTCAACAGTAATAAAAAGACTCAATAACAGTATTGAAAACCTTACCACTTATCTGAACCATATTGCGGAAAATAAAAAACAGGTTAACCAATTGGATATGTCGTTTATTGAAGCAGAACAATCCCTTATCCTGGGGCATATCCTCCACCCTGTTCCAAAATCAAAACAAGGTTTCAATAGTGAAGATTTACTGAAATATTCTCCGGAGACTTCAGGGCAGTTTCAGCTATTTTATTTTTTAGTTAACCCTGAAAATATTATTGAAAAGAATGCGGATGGTGAACTTGTCACTAAAGAATTAAGTGAGAAAATATACCCATTACTGAATGCTGAGCATAAAGTTTTATGGGATCGATTTCCTGAATATAAAATCCTTCCGATGCACCCTTGGGAAGCAGAATACTTGCTAACCCAGGAGAATGTACAGATCATGGAAGAACAAGGAATGCTTTTCGCTTTAGGACATTATGGAGACTTCTTCACTCCTACATCATCTGTAAGAACAGTATACAGCGAAAAGAGCAAGTGGATGTATAAGTTCTCTTTACATGTGAAAATTACGAATTCAGAGAGAATCAATCTTTATCCTGAGCTGCACCGTGGTTATGATATCAGCCGATTATTAAAAACGGATTGGGGAACCAGCTTACAAAAAGATTTCCCGGAGATTGACTTTATGGTAGACCCTGCATTTATGGCAGTGACTTTTAACGGTAAAGTGATCAACGGTTTTAATATCAGTATCAGAAGAAATCCTTTCCAGGGTGAGAATAAAAATAAAAATGTAACCCTGCTGGCTGCTCTTTGTCAGGATGGAATTCTGGGGGAGCCTTCAAGATTACAAAATATCATTACCAATGCAGCCAAAGATTTTGATTTACCTGTTGAGCAGGTAGCACTAGATTGGTTTAAACAATATCTGCATATTTGTGTCAGACCAATTGTAGGAATTTTGAATACGTACGGACTGGCTTGTGAATTCCACCAGCAAAATGTAATGGTTGAACTTGATAAGAAAGGCTTTCCTGCCAAAATTTATTTCAGGGATAATCAAGGATTCTTTTTCAGAGAAGGAAGAAAAGACTGGGTTACTACTGCACTTCCAGGTATTGCGGACGAAAGCCAATCGATCATTGATGAAGAATCATTAGCACCGAAATATACGTACTATCTTGTCACCAATAATATTCTTGGAGTAGTTAATGCATTAGGATGTAATCAGCTTGCGGATGAAAGAAAACTGATCAACCTTGTATTCAAAGCATTTAAAGAAGTTGAAAAAGAAGATGAAACAGGACTGGTAAGCTATATCATTAATAAAAGAAGCTGGTATACAAAAGGAAATCTTATCACCAGTTTACAGAATATTAACGAAGCAGATGAATCTATGGAATACCCGGCTGTATTCCTGGATACTCCTAATCCCCTGAATAAATATTTTTTCAGCCATAAACTGATTAAGCCACAAACTAAAGAAACGGTCTATTCCCGTGATTTCGAAAACGAAAATATCACTATCAGCATAAGGCCTTTTGATATGGACAGGGATTTCGAAATGGTTCATGAATGGTTTAATATGGAACACGCCAAACCTTATTGGAAAATGGATGGTCCGAAAAAGGATCTTGAACTGTGGTTCAGAACTATTTTGCCTAGTGATGAACAGCATAGTTTTATTGGAGAAGTGAATGGCGTAGCTCAGTTCAGTTTTGAGCCTTATTGGCCAATGAGAGATGTTGTAGGAGCATATTATGATTCCTTGGCAACAGATTACGGAACTCATTTTTTTGTAGCTGAAACGGCAAAAGAGAAGAAATTTTCATTTGAGTCATTTCAGGTTGCATTAGACTATATTTTTTCCCTTCCTGAAGTAGGAAAATGTATTGGCGAAGCTTCTGTAGAAGCCGTTCCCACAGATCGGTTAATTACAAAACTAGGATATACGCGTGAAGGGGTTATAGAAATGCCTCACAAAACGGCATACCTTACTTTCTGTACTCCTGAAAACTATAGGGAAAAATGCCCTGAAAGCAGACTGGAAGCAAAAAGTATTTAATTAATCTCTCACTAAACCTTATAGGTTTTAAAAACCTATAAGGTTTGAATAAAAATTAAAAAATAGAAAACAATGGAAAATCAAAAGATATATGATATCATCGGGATCGGAATCGGGCCCTTTAATCTTGGATTAGCAGCTCTTTTAGACCCTGTGGAATCCGTAAGCTCTCTTTTTCTGGATCAGGCAGAAGGTTTCAACTGGCATCCGGGACTAATGTTGGATAATGCAACTTTACAAGTTCCTTTTATGGCCGACCTTGTAACCATGGCTGACCCGAAAAGCAAATACAGCTTCCTGAATTTTTTGAAAGAGACAGATCGTCTATATAAATTCTACATCCGTGAAGACTTTTATATTTTAAGAAAAGAATATAATCTGTATTGTCAGTGGGCTGCTAACTTATTGCCTAACTGTTTGTTTGGTAAGAAGGTTGAAAATATTAGCTTTAATGAAGCTGAGCAATACTATACGATTGACGTTCTGGATTTAAAAAACAATGATGTTAAAAAGTATCATACTAAAAAACTCGCTCTAGGAACCGGAACCCAGCCAAGCTTGCCTTCATTTATGGAAGATAAAAACTTCCCGAATGTCATCCATACTTCGGAATATCTGAACCATAAAGAAAATATCATTAATGCAAAATCAGTTTCTATTATCGGTTCGGGACAGAGTGCCGCTGAAATTTTTCAGGACCTTCTTCCGGAAACTAATCAGGATCTTTTTATGAGTTGGTTTACCAGACCGGATCGTTTCTTTCCGATGGAATATTCAAAACTTACCCTGGAATTAACATCTCCTGAATATGTTGATCATTTTTATACAATGTCATCTCCGCAACGTAAAGCTTTATTGGCAAAACAACCACCGCTTTACAAAGGGATTAATTTTGACCTGATCAATGATATCTTTGATACCTTATATGAAATGAGTGTTGGAAATGTTCCTCTTAATGCAGCATTAAGGCCTAGCAGTCAGTTAGATAATATTCTTCCGGAAGGAAATACATATGTCTTAAACTTTACTCATGTACAGGATCAGGCAACCTTTACCCACGAATCGGAGTATATTATTCTTGCAACAGGATATAAATATAAAGAGCCTAAATTCCTGAAAGGAATTGAAAACCATATTCAAAGAACCGAAGAAGGATTATTTGATGTGAGCAGACATTATACAATCGATGCTAAAGAGCGTATTTTTGTACAGAACGCAGAGCTTCATACACACGGTTTTGTAACTCCTGATTTAGGAATGGGAGCTTACCGAAATGCTATTATTGTGAATGCTCTGGCCGGAAGAGAAGTATATGTTGTAGAAAAGCGCATTGCTTTCCAGCAGTTTAATACATCAAAAGCATGGACCGCAAAACATTCATCTTAAAGGGTGATTTAAAAAAGGTCATGTGGGAAACCTCATGGCCTGCCGTTGTGGCCATTGTTTTATATGGAATCAATAATTTTCTGGATGCTATTTTCGTAGGGTATTTAATTAATACCAAAGCATTGGCTGCTGTAGGAATGGCGTATCCCCTATCTCAAATTGTCTTAGGCTTTGGACGGCTTGTAGGAACCGGAGCAGGTGCTGCAGTAAGTATATGGATCGGTGAAAACAGACAGGATAAGCTATACCGTTTGTTTGGAAGCTTTAACTTCCTCTGTATCTTTTTCTCTTTATTATGTACGGTGCCGGCCTATATTTATGCACACGAACTAATGGCTATGATGGGTGCTAAAGGAGATTTACAGTCCATTGCCGTCGAATATTTCCAGGTTACGCTGATAGGAACTGTTTTCTGGATTTACGGATTGGCACTAAACATGCTGGTGCGGGCTGAAGGAAAAATGAAATCTGCGGCAAAAATGATTGCTGTAGGGCTTATCATTGATATTATCTTAAAACCGATATTCATTTCTACCTTTGGAATGGGGGTATCGGGGGCTGCATGGGCTACCAATATAGGAATGATCATCTATTCATTTCTTGGGATCTATTACTATGCAAAAGGGAAAAGCTCTTTTAAAACCAATTGGAAATCCGTTTCATACGATCCGGTTATTGGCAAGAGAATATTAAAATTGGGACTTCCGGAGATGATCCTGTCAGTAATGGGTGTGATACAAAGTATTATCATCTTTAATGCTATTGCAAGATATGGGACAGAAAATGATATTTCCTTTTTTACAGTTCTAAACAGATTTTTCTTATTTCTGCTGACACCTTTATTTGGGTTAATGAGAGGATTACAGCCTGTAGTAGGAATTAATTTTGGAGCAGGACAGTATACGAGAGCAAAGACATTTTTGAAAACCTATATCCTAGCAGGGATTGCCATACTGGCTCCTTTTTTCCTTATAGCCTTAATTTTTCCACAACAATTAATTGGGCTTATGCTTCCGGGGTATACAGTAAATGCACATCAGATACTGGATTTCAGATTATTTTTCTCTGTACTTCCTCTTTTACCTATTACGGTATTAGCCCTTTCCTATTATCCTGCAGTTAATCAAAGTAAGAAGGCGAGTTTTTTAGTTTTCCTTCGTCAGGTTATTTTATACATTCCTGTGATGCTTATCCTGCCCCAGTATTTTGGAGTCAAAAGTATCTATTGGGGAAGTGCATTGATTGAAATAACCGTAGGACTCGTAACGTTGCTTTTGTTAAGAAATTATCAGGTTCAAATGAAAAAGGTGTAGAAAGCTTATTCCTAATGTACATGATCAATAGAGCATAAAAAAGAGTCGATCTCACCGTTGAGAAAGCCTCTTTTTTATTTTAATTATGTAGAGACAAATTATTTTATTCGTGCATTCGTGGCAAAAAAATAAATGCCACGAATGCACGAATTTTTATCTATTTTCTTTAAAAAATGTATGCTATTGTTCTATTTATTTTGCTGTAGCATTCTGTCCTGATCATTCAATACTAGATGCTACATCCGTCAGCATCACAGGCATTTTCTCCATTAGAGAGATCCTGGAATGGTGATGCAATCTCACTGTAGGTTTGTTTAAGGGCATTTTCAAAAACTTCAACAGGCTGTGCTCCTGATACTGCATATTTACCATTCAGTACAAAGAAAGGAACTCCTGTAATTCCGTTATTTTTAGCTTCCTGGATATCCTGATTCACTTCATAATCAAAATCATCTGATGTTAATGCCTGTTTAGCTTCTTCTTTATCTATACCCAACGAATCAGCAAGAGAAACTAAAGTATCTAAATCCCCGACATTTTTGCCTTCAATAAAATGAGCTTTAAATAAAGCCTCTTCCATTTCATTAGCTTTATTATATTTTTTGGATAAATGAAGCAGTTTATGGGCAGGGAAAGTATTGGTGATTAAAGCGGTTTCAAAATTGAAATCAATTCCTGCACTTTTACCCATTTGTGTTACCTGGCTCATCATTTGACTGGCCTGAGCATCTGGAAAACCTTTCTTTTCTCTGAAATAAGCCAAGGTATTTTTTGTTTCTGCAGGATCTAATGTAGGATCCAGCTGAAAACTTTTCCATTCCACCTCTACTTGATCTTTAAAAGGTAATTTTTCAAGAGCTTGTTCAAAATTATTTTTTCCTATATAGCAAAACGGACACATCACATCCGACCAAATTTCTATTTTCATTTTAAGACATTTTAATAGGACAAAGATACGATATAATTATAATGTAACAAAATTTATTACATTTGATGTTTTATAATTTAATCTATGTAATATATTGTTATTCAGCGTCAATAAATATGTGGTGATAAAAATTATGATTTTGATTTTTCTTTGGAGAACATAGCGTTTTTATACTCATTACCCCAGTTTTCAATCGCCGAAATAAGCGGAAGTGTACTTTTACCAATATCCGTTAGTACATAATCGGTACATAGTGGAAAGCCACCACAGGTATCTTTTGTAACAATTCCAAGGTCTATAAGTTCTTTTAACTGCATTTCAATCACTCGTGTACTAGCCTCTGGAATCAGGCGGTATATTTCGCTGGGACGTATGGCTCCTTTACTGATAACATCAATAATGCAGGCTTTCCATTTACCTCCCAGTATCTTCATCGACAGTATTATTCCACTATCATCCTCTTCCGGTATTCTTTTTTCAATCATTTCAGAGTTTCATTTTGCTTTTTAGAAAATATCTATCGTTATTTTAGTCCCAAAATAATGCCAAATTATAGTCCAATTTCCATGGATTATTTATTGCTTCAGATCTTGTACTACTCTTTTGTAAACAGAATTCTAAAAGTTATTTTTTTAATCATACCGACTTTTTATACGGTACCGAATCTTTTTTCGGTTATTGCTTTCAGCAGGGCATTGTCATAATTTTGCTTTATCTAAAAATACAAAAAATGAAAACAAACAAAATTTCAATTATCGGATTAGGACCCATGGGGTACAAAATGGCACAGCTGTATGCAGAAGCAGGATATGAAGTAACAGTGTGGAATCGTACAAAATCCAAGGCAGAAGGGTTAAAAGCAAAGGTGGCTGAATCAGCAACTGAAGCAATGTCGGCAAGCGATATCATCATTATCTGTTTACTGGATAGTGATACTGTACATACGGTATTAGAAAGTATTCAGGATAAATCTTTATTAAAAGATAAGACGATCATCAATTATACTTCAGCAAATCCTGATGATGTAGAAAAAATAGAACAATTACTAAATAGTGACGGAGCTCATTATATTAATGGAGGAATATTAACAAGCCCTGATCATTTAGCTTTGCCTGGTACAACTATTCTTTATGCAGGTAACAAGAATGCTTATGATGCACTTAAAGATGCTATTGCTGTGACGGCCGGGAATCCAAAATATGTAGGTAATAAAGCTGCTGCTTCTCCTGCTGCAGACCTGGCT from Chryseobacterium piperi encodes:
- a CDS encoding MATE family efflux transporter; the encoded protein is MDRKTFILKGDLKKVMWETSWPAVVAIVLYGINNFLDAIFVGYLINTKALAAVGMAYPLSQIVLGFGRLVGTGAGAAVSIWIGENRQDKLYRLFGSFNFLCIFFSLLCTVPAYIYAHELMAMMGAKGDLQSIAVEYFQVTLIGTVFWIYGLALNMLVRAEGKMKSAAKMIAVGLIIDIILKPIFISTFGMGVSGAAWATNIGMIIYSFLGIYYYAKGKSSFKTNWKSVSYDPVIGKRILKLGLPEMILSVMGVIQSIIIFNAIARYGTENDISFFTVLNRFFLFLLTPLFGLMRGLQPVVGINFGAGQYTRAKTFLKTYILAGIAILAPFFLIALIFPQQLIGLMLPGYTVNAHQILDFRLFFSVLPLLPITVLALSYYPAVNQSKKASFLVFLRQVILYIPVMLILPQYFGVKSIYWGSALIEITVGLVTLLLLRNYQVQMKKV
- a CDS encoding NAD(P)-dependent oxidoreductase, with protein sequence MKTNKISIIGLGPMGYKMAQLYAEAGYEVTVWNRTKSKAEGLKAKVAESATEAMSASDIIIICLLDSDTVHTVLESIQDKSLLKDKTIINYTSANPDDVEKIEQLLNSDGAHYINGGILTSPDHLALPGTTILYAGNKNAYDALKDAIAVTAGNPKYVGNKAAASPAADLATLSMVYSVYMGMMYGAALCESAGISLDTFSDIFSTAIPEYMDFLNDELNAVKKNDFTATQTSISSNVLATQRVADALVNAGLTPDFPKAIALLIKNAEQRGYGDEELAAVIKVIRQKK
- a CDS encoding lysine N(6)-hydroxylase/L-ornithine N(5)-oxygenase family protein — protein: MENQKIYDIIGIGIGPFNLGLAALLDPVESVSSLFLDQAEGFNWHPGLMLDNATLQVPFMADLVTMADPKSKYSFLNFLKETDRLYKFYIREDFYILRKEYNLYCQWAANLLPNCLFGKKVENISFNEAEQYYTIDVLDLKNNDVKKYHTKKLALGTGTQPSLPSFMEDKNFPNVIHTSEYLNHKENIINAKSVSIIGSGQSAAEIFQDLLPETNQDLFMSWFTRPDRFFPMEYSKLTLELTSPEYVDHFYTMSSPQRKALLAKQPPLYKGINFDLINDIFDTLYEMSVGNVPLNAALRPSSQLDNILPEGNTYVLNFTHVQDQATFTHESEYIILATGYKYKEPKFLKGIENHIQRTEEGLFDVSRHYTIDAKERIFVQNAELHTHGFVTPDLGMGAYRNAIIVNALAGREVYVVEKRIAFQQFNTSKAWTAKHSS
- a CDS encoding pyridoxal phosphate-dependent decarboxylase family protein; the protein is MNTIITEQLVSEKDLLFPNLENLFCDININEYQNVVHRAQESVITFLEEAKQPFSGVSPRELRKQFEHIDLNDQPIGYDELFEEVSSLYIKHAVAFHHPKYVAHLNCPVVIPAIAAEMLISSINSSLDTWDQSAGGTLMEQKLIEWTGREIGYSSSSDGVFTSGGSQSNLMGMLLARDYYSLHHLNHNIKKDGLPKEAHRFRIFVSDAAHFSIQKSASILGLGEQSIVKIKTDRSFRMNSVLLEDAIRKEIQNGNIPIAVVGTAGTTDFGNIDPISNIAGIAKKYKIWFHVDAAYGCALFLTDKYRHLIDGIEEADSVTVDYHKSFFQPVSSSGFIVKDRNYLRLITHYADYLNPKDHDEDEIPNQVNKSIQTTRRFDALKLWFTLRIIGKQGLGAYINRIIATAREAAIVLENDPHFELLNRSDLTALVFRYSADPYRSFDLSRINTYIKSQLYKHGNALVAGTKVNGEFYLKFTILNPLTTIEDIKTILLTIKQHGNEYIEVN
- a CDS encoding GNAT family N-acetyltransferase → MNTLKLTNISEQAEKINYTALINCYMKEFTNWSRYLGIPKYDEALSQYLKKTPTDLHIRIDFSSIGCDVYIPVNYFSETGRHLFDFPVLRRVLETNEVAEIDIYGFMALTAEYAKGLYPDIDSSTVIKRLNNSIENLTTYLNHIAENKKQVNQLDMSFIEAEQSLILGHILHPVPKSKQGFNSEDLLKYSPETSGQFQLFYFLVNPENIIEKNADGELVTKELSEKIYPLLNAEHKVLWDRFPEYKILPMHPWEAEYLLTQENVQIMEEQGMLFALGHYGDFFTPTSSVRTVYSEKSKWMYKFSLHVKITNSERINLYPELHRGYDISRLLKTDWGTSLQKDFPEIDFMVDPAFMAVTFNGKVINGFNISIRRNPFQGENKNKNVTLLAALCQDGILGEPSRLQNIITNAAKDFDLPVEQVALDWFKQYLHICVRPIVGILNTYGLACEFHQQNVMVELDKKGFPAKIYFRDNQGFFFREGRKDWVTTALPGIADESQSIIDEESLAPKYTYYLVTNNILGVVNALGCNQLADERKLINLVFKAFKEVEKEDETGLVSYIINKRSWYTKGNLITSLQNINEADESMEYPAVFLDTPNPLNKYFFSHKLIKPQTKETVYSRDFENENITISIRPFDMDRDFEMVHEWFNMEHAKPYWKMDGPKKDLELWFRTILPSDEQHSFIGEVNGVAQFSFEPYWPMRDVVGAYYDSLATDYGTHFFVAETAKEKKFSFESFQVALDYIFSLPEVGKCIGEASVEAVPTDRLITKLGYTREGVIEMPHKTAYLTFCTPENYREKCPESRLEAKSI
- a CDS encoding DsbA family oxidoreductase, with product MKIEIWSDVMCPFCYIGKNNFEQALEKLPFKDQVEVEWKSFQLDPTLDPAETKNTLAYFREKKGFPDAQASQMMSQVTQMGKSAGIDFNFETALITNTFPAHKLLHLSKKYNKANEMEEALFKAHFIEGKNVGDLDTLVSLADSLGIDKEEAKQALTSDDFDYEVNQDIQEAKNNGITGVPFFVLNGKYAVSGAQPVEVFENALKQTYSEIASPFQDLSNGENACDADGCSI
- a CDS encoding winged helix-turn-helix transcriptional regulator, whose translation is MKILGGKWKACIIDVISKGAIRPSEIYRLIPEASTRVIEMQLKELIDLGIVTKDTCGGFPLCTDYVLTDIGKSTLPLISAIENWGNEYKNAMFSKEKSKS